Proteins encoded in a region of the Cygnus olor isolate bCygOlo1 chromosome 4, bCygOlo1.pri.v2, whole genome shotgun sequence genome:
- the SHROOM3 gene encoding protein Shroom3 isoform X4 gives MYCSASSLGLSSAKIRLPLIHVSRIRRSETPGRPHSWHSTKLAENQPDPSMMQISQGTLGIPWHQSYHSSSSTSDLSGYEHGYLRRSPDQYSSQGSMESLEHSSPGYHPCHLSPAKSTNSIDQLSHLHSKRDSAYSSFSTNSSIPEYPAPPFSKEHSCSTDSMHSRGGLQEGMRQADIRYVKTVYDAQRGISEEYEVKSSALLPSCEARASLDGRSHGRLHGFSRNNAAPSWAQPAQGSSDSESQPPKGPPLPPARSDSYAAIRHHERPSSCSGLDLNKSGRTQPKGAWPPLVSTLSQGPLLKSHFGEGHLHTVVEKSPESSPTVKPKQSYSQPGQPLLPTGVYPVPSPEPHYAQVPQPSTSNNGTVYPALAKESGYSPSLPVSYDKGAASSTLGFDENGNQSTANRSTIFYQPLAAERKHDATAKLVQQKPPNAAGPEVYLSTSRKEELFSPYKVAHSSRDSTSTAQASKHSLQAPQPQPRDAGERRSPYQPREDWVAESQEDKNGNTQINERDAAAHHQWGHSKAKQYGFSSLQNIAESARRQSSSEVKETQPGEGYSNTKLSFLNSGSKEEKDQRGQGPKQWSDADPQAFARQEEEGASVAPFHAAEPKYEEPPSPQHQKTSDFGRSRLSSSSTQSAPYGKPDPIKSRCSVLEKVSKFEQREQSTHRPHSAGVPSFGQHYGPSRVSQPSGTKCSLNSLEDTRSKLSSREPIQLLGELGRVSSPSVRNGNSDEAHWHSVELQMAASAKQTRSSEYYSPSPENEVQTRAAQLPRSKSTFQLGGEPEKEVLWKDNIQDAHGSQLDTPFNRAYRNSIKDAQSRVLRATSFRRISPPFGSTPKRTTQRPASAHVGMRSTATSPHTPKERHSVTPTEGSLSALDYTKTQHVLRIGGRKRLTAEQKKRSYSEPDKMNEVGISDGEPSPFSFQKKSLHFVFPENTVADRRKIFEREGKASSTASLSKPELKQLQQNALADYIERKTGKRLSSQDVGLLRERSHSSYLQSGGPDSQSLSSASSMNSLQDQNLYRRRESVERIGRTGRMSSTLPPGLMGCFDVSGDEQKKGHREGLVTSRPKTDRCWDYRAKTELTKGTQTDPLGLQGQPCFGKQEQGFETPSTRKSGKSVSVEDLLDRYDNQQRKVCVPVHTRSRSSPTADKKHQDLLRRESSEFGAMVRDPFYVISAGARSFSKKERSHSEKMAFPSYYPHPLHGSEVATRSSTVTESHKTSESSRQDIRTSAFVPSPTEARSHYPEQKQGFKPMFLPLNPYASGRSSPTTPTQTPSDFLTAEDGQALRQHHAKRDALPPESSGTTQAQSLDAVQDRSPESPAEEIMWRRKAGLLHRSLPAKVIWAHSVKENSSPPALVSPPAAGPKFSQRWQSLPTQSSTSSDPETPSPQGTTHLRISESCLQLTPPPLLQDDEDDEVFVMSSQPGVIPPPFSPPPPPLLPPELRSCTSVNGTEEFPPPPPRVALEGYGAAGDKSTRLPEEDKVSSFRSFPKALAKREITGLGTNISEKNWSFSSPASKRTSSPPAVDKQHQLPASSEGPQSSDRQPTTQPDSNHREPAVNTGESEKGSPDSGTLSTAPPVKTKKKSPEDLKSEALAKEIVHKDKSLADILDPDSKMKTTMDLMEGLFPSGTSLLKENNMKRKMTQKKSSRTAAEDNTREEKEAPVTLVTCPAYYNVSAPKAELLNKIKDLPEEAGEEEELLDINEKKAELIGSLTHKLEVLKEAKEGLLADIKMNNALGEEVELLISELCKPNEFDKYKMFIGDLDKVVNLLLSLSGRLARVENVLSSLGENANSEERSSLNEKRKLLAGQHEDARELKENLDRRERVVLEILGNYLSEEQLQDYQHFVKMKSALLIEQRELDDKIKLGQEQLKCLMESLPTDFTPRDATAAAALAAALATSAGVGGKTLPVVSSSL, from the exons CTCCTCGACCAGCGATCTCTCTGGTTACGAGCATGGCTATCTGAGGAGAAGTCCTGACCAATACAGTTCCCAGGGCAGCATGGAAAGCCTGGAGCACTCCTCCCCTGGCTACCACCCTTGTCACCTGTCCCCAGCCAAATCCACCAACAGCATCGACCAGCTCTCCCACCTCCACAGCAAGAGAGACTCAGCCTACAGCTCCTTCTCCACCAACTCCAGCATCCCTGAGTACCCCGCTCCACCGTTCAGCAAGGAGCACTCCTGCTCCACAGACAGCATGCACTCCCGGGGCGGCCTGCAGGAGGGGATGAGGCAGGCTGACATCAGGTACGTCAAGACAGTCTACGACGCCCAGCGAGGGATCTCCGAGGAGTACGAGGTGAAATCCTCTGCCTTGCTTCCCAGCTGCGAGGCCCGGGCCTCGCTGGACGGTCGCAGCCATGGCAGGCTCCACGGCTTCAGCCGGAACAatgcagctccctcctgggCGCAGCCAGCCCAGGGCTCCTCGGACAGTGAGAGCCAGCCCCCCAAGGGACCTCCCTTGCCTCCTGCTCGCAGCGACAGCTATGCAGCCATCAGGCATCACGAGAGGCCCAGCTCATGCTCCGGCCTTGATCTGAACAAATCCGGCCGAACTCAGCCAAAAGGGGCCTGGCCTCCGCTTGTCAGCACCCTCTCCCAGGGGCCGCTGCTCAAGAGCCACTTTGGAGAAGGGCACTTGCACACGGTGGTGGAGAAGAGCCCGGAAAGCAGCCCCACAGTGAAGCCCAAGCAGAGCTATTCCCAGCccgggcagcccctgctgcctACAGGGGTCTACCCGGTGCCTTCCCCAGAGCCACACTACGCCCAGGTGCCCCAGCCTTCCACAAGCAATAACGGGACGGTTTATCCAGCTCTGGCCAAAGAAAGTGGCTACTCTCCGTCTCTTCCCGTCTCATACGACAAaggtgcagccagcagcacgcTGGGCTTTGATGAGAATGGAAACCAAAGCACTGCAAACAGATCGACCATCTTCTACCAGCCCCTGGCCGCTGAGAGAAAGCACGATGCCACAGCTAAGCTTGTCCAGCAAAAACCTCCTAACGCAGCAGGCCCAGAAGTCTACCTGAGCACATCGAGGAAGGAGGAGTTGTTTTCACCTTACAAGGTGGCGCACAGCAGCCGAGACAGCACAAGTACTGCCCAGGCCTCCAAACACAGTTTGCaagccccgcagccccagccgAGGGATGCTGGTGAGAGAAGAAGCCCTTACCAGCCCAGAGAGGACTGGGTGGCTGAGTCCCAGGAGGACAAAAATGGCAACACGCAGATAAACGAGAGAGACGCTGCCGCTCACCACCAGTGGGGTCACAGCAAGGCCAAGCAGTACGGCTTCTCCTCCTTGCAGAACATCGCAGAGAGCGCCAGGAGGCAAAGCAGCTCTGAGGTAAAGGAGACACAGCCGGGTGAGGGTTATTCCAACACCAAGCTGTCCTTCTTGAACAGCGGCAGCAAAGAGGAGAAGGATCAGAGGGGACAGGGGCCCAAACAGTGGAGTGACGCAGACCCGCAGGCCTTTGcgaggcaggaggaagagggcGCGAGCGTGGCCCCGTTCCATGCTGCCGAGCCAAAATACGAAGAGCCCCCTTCGCCGCAGCACCAGAAAACCTCTGATTTTGGGAGGAGCCGGCTCAGTTCTAGCAGCACCCAGAGTGCTCCCTACGGAAAACCAGACCCCATCAAGTCCCGCTGCTCTGTACTGGAGAAGGTCAGCAAGTTTGAGCAGCGAGAGCAAAGCACTCACCGGCCCCACAGTGCCGGCGTTCCCAGCTTCGGCCAGCACTACGGGCCCAGCAGGGTGAGCCAGCCCTCCGGCACAAAGTGCTCTCTGAACAGCCTGGAGGACACGCGCAGCAAGCTCAGCTCCCGTGAGCCCATCCAGCTGCtcggggagctgggcagggtCTCCAGCCCCTCTGTCAGGAATGGGAATTCGGACGAGGCTCACTGGCACTCCGTGGAGCTGCAGATGGCAGCTTCGGCGAAGCAGACGAGGTCCAGCGAATACTACAGCCCGTCTCCTGAAAATGAGGTGCAAACAAGGGCAGCTCAGCTGCCGCGGAGCAAAAGCACGTTCCAGCTGGGAGGGGAGCCTGAGAAGGAAGTCCTCTGGAAGGATAACATCCAGGATGCCCACGGGTCGCAGCTGGACACACCGTTCAACAGGGCCTACAGGAACAGCATTAAAGACGCTCAGTCCCGGGTGCTGAGGGCCACCTCCTTCCGCCGCATCAGCCCCCCCTTTGGGAGCACACCCAAGAGGACAACCCAGCGGCCTGCCTCGGCCCACGTGGGCATGAGGAGCACAGCAACATCTCCCCACACCCCGAAGGAGAGGCACAGCGTGACGCCGACGGAAGGCAGCCTCTCTGCCCTCGACTACACCAAGACACAGCACGTCTTGCGCATCGGGGGCCGGAAGCGGCTGACCGCGGAGCAGAAGAAGCGGTCTTACTCGGAGCCAGACAAGATGAACGAGGTGGGCATCTCCGATGGGGAGCCGTCGCCTTTCTCCTTCCAGAAGAAAAGCCTCCATTTTGTCTTCCCAGAGAACACAGTGGCTGACAGGCGTAAGATCTTTGAAAGGGAGGGCAAAGCTTCTTCCACGGCCAGCCTCTCTAAGCCCGAGCTcaagcagctccagcagaaCGCCCTCGCTGACTACATCGAGCGCAAAACAGGGAAGCGGCTGTCCTCGCAGGATGTCGGGCTGCTCAGGGAGCGCTCCCACAGCTCCTACCTGCAGTCAGGCGGCCCAGACAGCCAGAGcctttcctctgcctccagcaTGAATTCCCTCCAGGACCAGAACCTCTATCGCCGCAGAGAGTCGGTAGAGCGGATAGGCAGGACGGGGCGGATGTCTTCTACCCTTCCTCCCGGGCTCATGGGCTGCTTCGATGTGAGCGGAGATGAGCAGAAGAAAGGGCACCGGGAAGGCTTGGTCACGAGCCGACCCAAAACAGACAGGTGCTGGGATTACAGGGCCAAAACGGAGCTCACCAAAGGCACGCAGACAGACCCTCTGGGCCTGCAGGGCCAGCCTTGCTTTgggaagcaggagcagggcttcGAAACACCCTCCACCAGGAAATCTGGGAAATCAGTGTCTGTGGAAGATTTGCTCGACAGGTACGACAATCAGCAGAGGAAGGTGTGTGTCCCCGTGCACACGCGTTCCAGATCGTCTCCCACAGCGGATAAGAAACACCAG GACCTGCTGAGAAGGGAAAGCAGTGAATTTGGCGCCATGGTGAGAGATCCTTTCTACGTGATCAGCGCAGGAGCCAG GTCtttcagcaagaaagaaagaagccacTCTGAAAAAATGGCGTTTCCAAGTTATTATCCCCATCCACTCCATGGTAGCGAGGTTGCCACCAGGTCCTCCACAGTGACCGAGAGCCATAAGACCTCAGAATCTTCCAGGCAAGATATCAGGACTTCTGCATTTGTCCCATCTCCAACAGAGGCAAGGAGTCATTATCCAGAGCAAAAGCAAGGCTTTAAACCCATGTTCCTTCCTCTTAATCCATATGCATCCGGCCGGTCCTCACCTACTACGCCCACACAGACTCCCTCAGACTTTCTGACTGCAGAGGATGGCCAGGCTCTGAGACAGCACCATGCCAAACGAGATGCTCTTCCCCCTGAGAGCAGTGGTACTACACAGGCACAGTCTCTGGATGCTGTTCAGGATAGATCCCCTGAGTCTCCTGCAGAAGAAATCatgtggagaagaaaagcagggctgctgcacagATCCCTCCCAGCCAAGGTGATATGGGCTCATTCAGTCAAAGAAAACAGCTCACCACCTGCTCTGGtgtctcctccagcagctgggccaAAGTTCTCCCAGAGGTGGCAGTCCCTTCCGACACAGAGCAGCACTTCTTCTGACCCAGAGACTCCTTCTCCCCAGGGGACAACCCACCTCCGGATCTCGGAGTCGTGCCTGCAGCTCACGCCCCCGCCATTGCTGCAGGACGATGAAGACGACGAGGTGTTTGTCATGTCTTCCCAGCCCGGGGTCATCCCTCCACCCTTCTCACCCCCACCGCcaccccttcttcctcctgagCTGAGGTCTTGCACTTCTGTGAATGGCACAGAGGAattcccacctcctcccccacGGGTGGCACTTGAGGGGTATGGGGCAGCTGGAGACAAATCCACCAGGCTCCCAGAGGAGGACAAAGTGAG CAGCTTCAGAAGCTTTCCCAAAGCCCTGGCCAAGAGGGAGATAACAGGGTTGGGCACGAATATCAGTGAAAAGAATTGGTCCTTCTCATCGCCTGCATCAAAGAGGACTAGTTCTCCACCTGCTGTGGATAAGCAGCACCAGTTACCTGCTTCTTCTGAAGGGCCTCAAAGCTCTGATAGACAGCCCACAACTCAACCTGATAGCAACCACAGAGAGCCAGCAGTTAACACCGGAGAGTCAGAAAAGGGCAGCCCAGACTCCGGGACactcagcacagctcctccggtgaagacaaagaaaaagagccCAGAGGATCTTAAGTCAGAGGCTCTAGCGAAGGAGATCGTCCATAAAGACAAGTCTCTGGCTGATATCCTGGATCCAGACTCCAAAATGAAGACAACCATGGACTTAATGGAAGGGCTTTTCCCTAGTGGAACCAGCTTGCTGAAGGAGAACAacatgaaaaggaagatgacaCAGAAGAAATCtagcaggacagcagcagaagaTAACAC gagagaagaaaaggaagctcCTGTAACTCTGGTCACCTGCCCTGCTTATTACAATGTTTCAGCACCCAAAGCAGAACTGCTGAATAAAATCAAAGACTTGCCAGAAGaagcaggggaggaagaggagctgctggaCATCAATGAGAAGAAG GCTGAGCTCATCGGGAGCTTGACCCACAAACTGGAAGTCCTGAAGGAAGCCAAGGAAGGCCTGCTTGCAGACATTAAGATGAATAATGCTCTTGGAGAGGAGGTGGAGCTGTTGATCAGCGAGCTATGCAAACCAAACGAGTTTGACAAATACAAGATGTTCATTGGCGATTTAGATAAGGTGGTGAacctcctgctctccctctcAGGACGCCTGGCCCGGGTTGAGAATGTTCTGAGTAGCTTAGGGGAAAATGCCAACAGTGAAGAGCGG AGTTCTCTGAACGAGAAGAGGAAACTGCTGGCTGGCCAGCACGAAGACGCCCGGGAACTGAAGGAAAACCTTGACCGTCGAGAACGGGTGGTCTTGGAGATCCTGGGCAACTACCTCTCTGAGGAGCAGCTCCAGGACTACCAGCACTTTGTAAAGATGAAGTCCGCACTCCTCATAGAGCAGCGAGAGCTAGACGATAAAATCAAACTGGGTCAGGAACAGCTCAAGTGCCTGATGGAAAGCCTCCCCACAGACTTCACACCCAGGGATGCAACGGCAGCAGCTGCCCTAGCTGCAGCACTTGCTACCTCCGCCGGGGTCGGTGGTAAAACGCTTCCAGTGGTCTCATCCTCACTCTAA